GAAGCGGGCCTCAGCATCTTTAACCTCAGGAACCTGTAAATGGCTCTAAGGCTCCCGAACGTCCCCACCCTTGCGAGGTCCTCCCTCACCGGAGCCACCCAGAAGAAGAACTCCGGGTTTAGATCCCTGTTGACCCATACCTCGACGAAGTCCCTCCGGAAGTTCCCGACGACTTCAACCTCGTAGCCGCTCAAAAATTCGGCCTTCGTTTCCGCTCCAATCGCCTTTGCCACGGTGCTGTTGAGCCCGTCGGCCCCTATGTAAAAACCTGCCCCCAGCTCAATCCTTTCCCCGAACCTCTGGAGGACCGCCCTTCCGTTTTTGAAGCCCACGAAGGTCGTCCCCATGTAGTAATCTACGCCCTTCTTTACGGCCCTCTCGGCCAGCGACTTCTCGAGAGTCTTTCTGTCCACGAGATAGGCCTGTGGAGACTTCCTTTCCACCTCAAAGCTCTGGATCCTCGAGTAGAACACCGCCCCCCGGAGTTCGTTCAGAACGGCATCCTCCGGAAGGCCGAACCTCCTGTAGTTCTCGGCCCCTATTATGCCCGTGCAGGCCTTACCCCCGAAGGATCCCTTCTTCTCCACGAGTGCAACTTTAAACTCCCCCGCGAGCAGGCTGGCGAGGTAGTTGCCGACGGGTCCACCGCCGATGATAAGGACGTCGTACTCCATTCTCCCTCCCCAGGAGGGGTGGGTTTTAAAACCTAAAAACCTAACCTTTCCGGTGGTGTTATGAAGGTCCTCGTAACAGGCTTCGAGCCCTTTGGAGGCGAGAGGATAAACCCCTCGTGGGAAGCCCTGAAAGACCTCCCGGAGGAAGTAGAGGGTGCCCGGTTGATAAAGCGCAGGCTCCCGGTTACCTTCAGGGGCGTTCGGAGGGTTCTCCCGAGGTTGATCGTGGAGGAAAAGCCGGATGTTGTGGTGCTGACCGGACAGGCCGGAGGGAGGCCCAACGTGACGGTGGAGAGGGTTGCGATTAACGTTATGGACAGCAGGACCCCTGACAACGAGGGCTTTGCCCCGGAGGACGAACCGGTGTTTGAGGGTGCCCCGGCAGCTTACTTTTCAACGCTTCCGGTAAAGGCCATCGTGGATGCTCTGAGAAAGGCAGGAATCCCGGCAGGGGTTTCCAACACCGCCGGAACCTACGTCTGCAACGCCGCGATGTTCACGGCGCTCCACACGATAGCCGTTGCGGGAATGGAAACGAGGGCAGGTTTCGTTCACGTCCCCTTCAGCCACGGGCAGGTCCTTGAAAAGGCGAAACCCTCCATGAGCCTTGAGACGATAAGGAAGGCCATTGAGGTCGCCGTTAGAACTTCGCTGATGGTCCGGTAATCTTTTTAAACCCCCTCCGAAGCCCCTTATAGAAGCCCTCAGGGTGAGGCCTATTCTGATACTTGGCGTGGATATAATAGGTGAGAACCCCAAGAGGTTTGCCGTCGTGAGCTGGTTCAACGGCCGGCTTGAAAAGAAGGGGGAGTTCACCCTCTATCGACTCATGCGCTTCATCCAGTCCAAAAGGCCGGACGTAGTGGCCATGGACAGCATCACCGAACTGGGGCAGGACCTGAGGAAGTTTCTTAGATCGTTACCGGCTGGGACGAAGCTCGTTCAGGTGACCGGCAGGCCGGGTGAGGGGAGAACCCTTCAGAGTCTCGCGAGGGAGCACGGGATAACGGTTACCGACAGGTTCGATCCTTACGAGGAGGCGAAGCTTTCGGCCCTTCTCGCGAGCAGGGGGGTTGGTTACGAGGTTCTCGCCTTCGAGGACGAGGTGAGGGTGAAGGTCACGAGGGGCAGGAGCCACGGGAAGGGCGGCTGGAGTCAGGACCGCTACAGGAAGCGCGTTCACAACCTCGTCAGGGATAAGGTGAGGGATATAAGCGAGAGGCTCAGAAGGGCCGGGATACCCTTTGATCTGGAGGTCAAGGAGAAGGATTACGGTCTGGCCCGGGGTGAGTTCAGGGTGTACGCCGGGAGGGAGGAGATCGCCGGGCTCATAAAACCCATGAGGGGGGGAGACGTTGAGGTCAGGATATATCCCGTGGAGAGATCGGAGCTTGGCTTCGCCCCGCTCAGGGGGGAGGAGGCGATACGCAGGAGAAAGAGCATCATAGTCGGTATAGACCCCGGGATAACCGTTGGAATAGCCGCGATAGATCTCAACGGCCGTATCGTTGCCCTTCACAGCGAGAGGAACATGCCCGTGGGCGAGGTCTTCAGGTTCATAAGCGACGTCGGGCATCCGCTTATCGTGGCCACCGACGTGAACCCGGCCCCGGGCTTCGTTGAGAAGATCGCCCGATCCTTCAAGGCTTCCCTCTTCGTTCCCCCCGAGAGCCTCCGGGTTGAAGAGAAGAAAGAACTCCTGAGGAACCTTGGGGTAAGGGTTGACGATGATCACCAGCGCGATGCACTGGCCGCGGCCTACAAGGCATACCTGCGGCTGAAACCGAAGCTCGAGCACATCGATGCCAGACTTCACGAGAGGGGCCTTGAGGGTAAGTCCGAAGAGGTTAAGGCTCTGGTCCTTCAGGGCTACAACCTCGGCGAGGCCATGCAGAGGGTCACGCTCCGTGAAAGGCCCGCGGAGGAGGAACCTGAAGGGAAGCCGGAAGTGGACGTGAGACCCTACGTCAGGAAAATCCGCGAGCTGGAGAGGAAGATAGAGCTTCTCGAAAGGGAAAACGCCGAGCTTAAGGGCATAATCCGGGAGCAGAGAAAGACCATCGGCAGGCTCGAGAGGAGGATAGCGGATTACGATGAAGAAGTCAGGAAAAAGGTTCTCCGCGAGAGGGAGCTCGAGGCGAAGGTCAAGCGTATAGACCTGCTTGAAAAACAGCTCCGCGAGGCCCGTGAGGTAATAGAGCGCCTGAGCAGGCACCTAACCACGGTGAAGAGAATGAACGTGGTTGAGGTGAGGGGGTCCGCGGTTCCGCTTAAGGTCCTCAGGATCCTGAGCTGGAGGGAACTCGAAAGGATAGAACGGGAAGTGGGCATCAGGCGGGGAGATGTGCTGTACGTTATCAACCCGGCAGGAGCAGGAAGGGGAATGGCCGAGGAGCTCGTCGAGAAGGGTATCCGGGCGTTGATAACCGAGAAACCCCTGCCAGGGGAAGTCGTGGAGGTTCTCAGGGAGGCCCACGTTCCCTTCTTTACCGGCGAAGAACTCAACGTTAAGCGGGTGGATGAGTTTGCGGTGGTGGAGAGGGAAACGCTCGAGAGGGCCATTGAGGAACTCCTTTCCAGATGGGAGGAAGAGGACAGGGAGAGGGAAGCTGAGAGGATCCTTCAGCTGGTCGAGGAATACCGGCTCGAACGCGTCAGGGAGCTGAGGAGAAAGGCGGAGGAGGAACGCAGGTGAGACGATGGCCGTCCGGAAGTCCCCTGAACCCTATTCAACCCTGAAGGTCAGGCCCCTCTCCCTTGCCCTTTTCTGAACCTGAAGCCTGAAGGAACAGGCCTTGCAGATCTCACCCGTCGTCGGCTGGCCACATATCTTACAGCGGTTCAGCTCGCTCGTCTTCTTCGTGTAGGTCCGGGCTATCAGCGGGAACAGCCTGTCGTAACTCCTCAGGATCTGGTACTTCGTGCCCGGATGCTTCTCCTCCATCTCGTTTATCCAGTCCCTTATCTCGGCCCTAAACGCTTCTACCGCGTACGGACACTCGCTCAGATCCACCTCTATGCCGTTTAACGTGGCGTAGAGCACTATCTCCTTCTCGGGGATCTCGCGGAGCGGCTTTATTCTGGGGACGAGTTCTGGGTGTATCTCCTCGTAATAGGGCCCCGTCCTTCCGAGCCGGGCTATGTCCCCCCTGAGGATGTTCATCAGGAACATCTGAACCTCATCGTCGAGGTTGTGCCCGACCGCCAGCTTATCCGCCCCGACATCCTTAGCGGCGTAGTTGAGGAGCCAGCGCCTCCATACGCCACAGTAGGAGCAGGCCCCAACCC
The window above is part of the Thermococcus sp. P6 genome. Proteins encoded here:
- a CDS encoding NAD(P)/FAD-dependent oxidoreductase, giving the protein MEYDVLIIGGGPVGNYLASLLAGEFKVALVEKKGSFGGKACTGIIGAENYRRFGLPEDAVLNELRGAVFYSRIQSFEVERKSPQAYLVDRKTLEKSLAERAVKKGVDYYMGTTFVGFKNGRAVLQRFGERIELGAGFYIGADGLNSTVAKAIGAETKAEFLSGYEVEVVGNFRRDFVEVWVNRDLNPEFFFWVAPVREDLARVGTFGSLRAIYRFLRLKMLRPASVVEFKAGSVGFGRRKPWVRGNVALIGDAALQIKPTTAGGIVYGMYCAHALRKALLNGRLEEYERECSFVKKGISFGLRFRKLFLGMDQDTIERVFEILGSEEAREVIESQADFDDHVKTAKAILKRPKLLAGLIRVSPRIIRTLL
- the pcp gene encoding pyroglutamyl-peptidase I, translated to MKVLVTGFEPFGGERINPSWEALKDLPEEVEGARLIKRRLPVTFRGVRRVLPRLIVEEKPDVVVLTGQAGGRPNVTVERVAINVMDSRTPDNEGFAPEDEPVFEGAPAAYFSTLPVKAIVDALRKAGIPAGVSNTAGTYVCNAAMFTALHTIAVAGMETRAGFVHVPFSHGQVLEKAKPSMSLETIRKAIEVAVRTSLMVR
- a CDS encoding DUF460 domain-containing protein, whose product is MRPILILGVDIIGENPKRFAVVSWFNGRLEKKGEFTLYRLMRFIQSKRPDVVAMDSITELGQDLRKFLRSLPAGTKLVQVTGRPGEGRTLQSLAREHGITVTDRFDPYEEAKLSALLASRGVGYEVLAFEDEVRVKVTRGRSHGKGGWSQDRYRKRVHNLVRDKVRDISERLRRAGIPFDLEVKEKDYGLARGEFRVYAGREEIAGLIKPMRGGDVEVRIYPVERSELGFAPLRGEEAIRRRKSIIVGIDPGITVGIAAIDLNGRIVALHSERNMPVGEVFRFISDVGHPLIVATDVNPAPGFVEKIARSFKASLFVPPESLRVEEKKELLRNLGVRVDDDHQRDALAAAYKAYLRLKPKLEHIDARLHERGLEGKSEEVKALVLQGYNLGEAMQRVTLRERPAEEEPEGKPEVDVRPYVRKIRELERKIELLERENAELKGIIREQRKTIGRLERRIADYDEEVRKKVLRERELEAKVKRIDLLEKQLREAREVIERLSRHLTTVKRMNVVEVRGSAVPLKVLRILSWRELERIEREVGIRRGDVLYVINPAGAGRGMAEELVEKGIRALITEKPLPGEVVEVLREAHVPFFTGEELNVKRVDEFAVVERETLERAIEELLSRWEEEDREREAERILQLVEEYRLERVRELRRKAEEERR
- a CDS encoding TIGR00269 family protein, with translation MKCSKCNGRAVYHARYSGRYYCRRHFNEMIERKFRKTVKKHNLIERGERIAVGVSGGKDSVVLMHLLAKLRERFPFELVAITIDEGIAGYRPKSVEVAKRNAERLGIEHRVYSFKEYIGFSLDETVEIMGSFEKGERVGACSYCGVWRRWLLNYAAKDVGADKLAVGHNLDDEVQMFLMNILRGDIARLGRTGPYYEEIHPELVPRIKPLREIPEKEIVLYATLNGIEVDLSECPYAVEAFRAEIRDWINEMEEKHPGTKYQILRSYDRLFPLIARTYTKKTSELNRCKICGQPTTGEICKACSFRLQVQKRARERGLTFRVE